The Streptobacillus canis DNA window TTTTGCATATACTGGTGAAATATACCTTAACGTCTTGTCTTTTTCTGCTATAAAATATGGTATATTATCCATCATTTTAATTCTATTTTCCAAATTATATGGGTTACCAAATAATACATCTTTCGATTTATTTCTAGTTCTACTTTCAACCTTATTTGTTGCATCTAAAAATGGTGACATTAAAAATATTCCAGCTGGAAGAGGTAGCTTATTATCTCTTAAATATATAGTTGAAGTTGTAACTATATTACCTCCTGAACTATCTCCAACAAACACTATCTCATTATGCGAATATCCCATTTTTAGAGCTAATCTATATGCATTTAAGAAATCTTGATTTTGTATAGGGAATCTATGTTGATAACCCATATGATAATCTACTATCATCACATCAAATCCTGAAAGTTTTTTAGCAAAATTTAAATAAAAATTTCTTCTAGCTATCTTATATGGATTTAAAAATGATCCTCCATTACCTACTATAATAAGTTTCTTTTCTGCATTATTTTTAATATAATATTGTTCTATTCTTGTCCCTTCTTCATCATAAACTCTAAAGTCATATTCTTCAGGAATTACATAATCTTCAATTTCTAAACCTACAGAAGTAAGTAGAGCATACATTGAATCTCTATCCACTTTTGGAGACAGGTTATATGCAAGCATTGAATAAGCTTTAGATTTTACTGAAACATTTTCTGGAAGTTCTACATTTGAACAAGATAACACAAATAATAATCCTATTAAACCTATAATACTCTTAAATATTTTATTTAGCATTTAACTTCACAATTTCTATTATTACATCTCTTGCTTTCATCATATCTTCTAAGCAAGAAAATTCATATTCTCCATGGAAGTTTTCTCCTCCAACAAAGATATTTGGCGTTGGAAGTCCCATGTATGAAATTTTAGATCCATCTGTTCCTCCACGTATAGGTATTATTCTAGGTTTAATATCTAAGTTTTTCATTGCTTGTTCTGCAATATTTACACATTCCATATGATCTTTAATTATATCTCCCATGTTATAATATTGATCATGCATTTTGTACGTAACTACTTGTCCATATTTTTCATTAATTCTTCTTGCTATATCTTCACAGAAAGCTTTTCTTTCTAAGAATTTAGCCTTATCAAAATCTCTAATAATATATGTTAAAGTTGCAAGTTCTATTCTAGCTTCCATATTATGTAATAAATAGAATCCTTCATATCCTGAAGTATGTTCAGGCACTTCTTTTTCAGGGAACATCATTGCAAGTTCTGCTGCAATAGTATTAGCATTTATCATTTTATCTTTAGCTGTTCCTGGATGTACACTTACCCCATTAATAGTATATGTAATTTGAGCAGCATTAAAACTTTCATATTGTAGTTCTCCTAATTCTCCACCATCCATAGTGTATGCAAAATCAGCTTTAAATTCATCTACATTAAAGTTATCTGCACCTTTTCCTATTTCTTCATCTGGACCAAAAGCAACTTTTACTGTACCATGAGGTATTTCTGGATGTTCTTTTAAAAATTTAACTGCTTCAATGATTTCTACTATTCCTGCTTTGTCATCTGCACCAAGTAATGTAGTTCCATCAGTTGTAATTAATGTTTTTCCAACATAATTTTTTAAATTTGGAAAATCCTTAGGTGACATAACTTTACCTAATTTTTCATTAAGTACTATATCATTTCCATCATAATTTTCCACTACATTTGGTTTAATATTTCTAGCTTCAAAATCAGCTGTATCAATATGTGATATAAATCCTATAGTTGGTACTTCTCTATCTAAATTTGAAGGTAATGTTGCATTTACAAAACAAAAATCATTAATATATATATTTTCTAGTCCTATTTCCTTTAAATCTTCAACTAACATTTTTGCAAACTCATATTGAGATGGTGTTGAAGGTATAGTTGTAGATTTTTCATCTGATCTAGTTTCAAATTTTACATATCTTTTAAATCTCTCTAACATATCTTTTCTCCTTTTTTTTGATATATAAATATTATCATAAATGTAGTATTTAAGCAAGAAAAAAAGAGCCTAAGCTCTTTTTCTCATCTATTACATCTTAGTAGATATTGTTCTGTTTATAACGTCTAATTGTTGTTCTTTAGTTAATTTAACGAAGTTAACTGCATATCCTGATACTCTTATAGTTAATTGAGGATATTTTTCTGGATGTTCCATAGCATCTTCTAATAAGTCTCTACCAAATACGTTAACGTTTAAGTGTTGACCTGTAGCTCCGAAGTATCCATCTAATAATCCAACTAAGTTAGTTCTCATTTCGTCATCTTCTTTACCTAAAGTTTCAGGTGTTATAGCGAATGTATAAGAAATTCCGTCATTTGCATGTTCAAACGGTATTTTTGCAACTGATGCTAATGAAGCAACTGCTCCGTTAACGTCTCTTCCGTGCATAGGGTTTGCTCCTGGACCAAATGGTGCTCCAGCTCTTCTTCCATCAGGAGTGTTTCCTGTTTTCTTACCGTATACAACGTTTGAAGTAATTGTTAATACTGATTGAGTAGGTATTGCGTTTCTATACATTTGGTGTTTTCTAATTTTGTTCATGAAGATCTTAGTAATTTCTACTGCGAAATCATCTGTTGCATCATCATTGTTTCCGAATGGTACATAATCGTCACCTTCGTTAACATAGTCAACTGCATCTCCTTCTTCATCTCTTATAATTCTTACTTTACCATTTTTAATAGCTGCTAATGAATCTGCTACAATTGATAATCCTGCTATTCCAAATGCTTGTGTTCTCTTAATGTTTTTATCATGTAATGCCATTTCAAATGATTCATATGAATATTTGTCGTGCATGTAGTGAATGATGTTTAATGCTTGCACGTAAGTTTGAGCTAACCAATCTAATACTTTATCATATTTTTCCCAAACTTCATCAAATACTAAGTAGTCTCCTTTAATTGGTTCAAACATTCCTTCTGGAGTTACTTGTATTTTTTGTTTTTCATCTTTACCACCGTTGATAGCATATAATAATGCTTTAGGTAAGTTTACTCTCGCTCCGAAAAATTGCATTTGTCTTCCTATAGTCATAGGAGAAACGCAACATGCGATACCATAGTCATCTCCAAATGATGGTTTCATTAAGTCATCATTTTCATATTGTAATGAAGATGTATCTATTGATACTCTAGCACAGAATTTTTTCCAGTTTAATGGTAAGTCTTGAGCCCATAATACTGTTAAGTTTGGTTCTGGTGCTGGTCCTAAGTTATATAATGTATTTAAAATTCTGAATGAGTTTTTAGTTACTAATGATTTAGATCCATCAACTGTCATACCACCGATTGATTCAGTTACCCATACTGGATCTCCAGAGAATAATGCATCATATTCAGGTGTTCTTAAGAATCTAATTATTCTTAATTTCATAACGAAGTGATCTATCATTTCTTGTGCTTCTTTTTCTGTAATTCTTCCTTCTCTTAAGTCTCTTTCAATGAAGATATCTAAGAAAGTAGAAGTTCTTCCTATACTCATAGCTGCTCCATTTTGATCTTTAGTAGCTCCTAAGTATGCAAAGTAAGTCCATTGAATAGCTTCTTGAGCTGTTGTAGCTGGTTTAGAAATGTCATAACCATAGCTTTCAGCCATTCTCTTTAATGCTTTAAGTGATTTAACTTGTTCGAAAATTTCTTCTCTTTGTCTGATTACATCTTCAGTCATTTCTGTTGGAGTTAATTCATTCCAATCTTTAGTTCTTTCTTCAATTAAGAAGTCTACTCCGTATAAAGCAACCCTTCTGTAATCTCCTATTATACGTCCTCTTCCGTATGCATCAGGTAATCCTGTTACAACCCCTGTTTTTCTTGCTTTTCTGATTGCATCAGTATAAGCTGAGAAAACTCCGTCGTTATGAGTTTTTCTATATTTAGAGAAAATATCTCTAGTTGCTGGATCTAATTTATATCCAAATGCTTCTAATGAATTTTCAACCATTCTTAATCCACCGTTAGGGAAGATAGCTCTTTTTAAAGGTTCATCTGTTTGTACCCCTACGATTTTTTCTAAATCTTTGTCAATGTAACCAGGTCCATAAGCATCTATTTGAGATGGTATTTTAGTTTCAGCATTGTAAATACCTTTTTCTCTTTCAATTGCTAATTTTGGTTTTAATTTGTTCCATAATTCTGTTGTAGCCTCAGTTGGCCCTTCTAAGAAACTGTCATCTCCAGTATACTCAGTGTAGTTTAATTGGATGAATTCACTTATGTTGATTTCTTTCATCCAGTTACCTTCTTTAAATCCTCTCCAAGCTTCCATAATCTCATTCCTTTCAAAATTGTTTTTCTATTTACATCTTAATTGTAATACTAAAACAAATATATTTCAATAAAAAAAAAGTTTTTTTACTAATATATTTTAGGCTACATATTCAAAGAGTAGTAAAAACGTTGTTTTTTAATTAATATATT harbors:
- a CDS encoding alpha/beta hydrolase fold domain-containing protein; translation: MLNKIFKSIIGLIGLLFVLSCSNVELPENVSVKSKAYSMLAYNLSPKVDRDSMYALLTSVGLEIEDYVIPEEYDFRVYDEEGTRIEQYYIKNNAEKKLIIVGNGGSFLNPYKIARRNFYLNFAKKLSGFDVMIVDYHMGYQHRFPIQNQDFLNAYRLALKMGYSHNEIVFVGDSSGGNIVTTSTIYLRDNKLPLPAGIFLMSPFLDATNKVESRTRNKSKDVLFGNPYNLENRIKMMDNIPYFIAEKDKTLRYISPVYAKDLKGFPKTLIHVSDYEILQDDSVIFYKNLKNSGVDVTLVEYPGQLHVFQFLGIKEAYESLDKGAQFFDKATKNKKNVKLDKKTIEKIRFNVDTEKYTEEEIKEIFKKLDINIEQLIEFEKHNYKTSNRNYLNNK
- the pepT gene encoding peptidase T, which encodes MLERFKRYVKFETRSDEKSTTIPSTPSQYEFAKMLVEDLKEIGLENIYINDFCFVNATLPSNLDREVPTIGFISHIDTADFEARNIKPNVVENYDGNDIVLNEKLGKVMSPKDFPNLKNYVGKTLITTDGTTLLGADDKAGIVEIIEAVKFLKEHPEIPHGTVKVAFGPDEEIGKGADNFNVDEFKADFAYTMDGGELGELQYESFNAAQITYTINGVSVHPGTAKDKMINANTIAAELAMMFPEKEVPEHTSGYEGFYLLHNMEARIELATLTYIIRDFDKAKFLERKAFCEDIARRINEKYGQVVTYKMHDQYYNMGDIIKDHMECVNIAEQAMKNLDIKPRIIPIRGGTDGSKISYMGLPTPNIFVGGENFHGEYEFSCLEDMMKARDVIIEIVKLNAK
- the pflB gene encoding formate C-acetyltransferase, yielding MEAWRGFKEGNWMKEINISEFIQLNYTEYTGDDSFLEGPTEATTELWNKLKPKLAIEREKGIYNAETKIPSQIDAYGPGYIDKDLEKIVGVQTDEPLKRAIFPNGGLRMVENSLEAFGYKLDPATRDIFSKYRKTHNDGVFSAYTDAIRKARKTGVVTGLPDAYGRGRIIGDYRRVALYGVDFLIEERTKDWNELTPTEMTEDVIRQREEIFEQVKSLKALKRMAESYGYDISKPATTAQEAIQWTYFAYLGATKDQNGAAMSIGRTSTFLDIFIERDLREGRITEKEAQEMIDHFVMKLRIIRFLRTPEYDALFSGDPVWVTESIGGMTVDGSKSLVTKNSFRILNTLYNLGPAPEPNLTVLWAQDLPLNWKKFCARVSIDTSSLQYENDDLMKPSFGDDYGIACCVSPMTIGRQMQFFGARVNLPKALLYAINGGKDEKQKIQVTPEGMFEPIKGDYLVFDEVWEKYDKVLDWLAQTYVQALNIIHYMHDKYSYESFEMALHDKNIKRTQAFGIAGLSIVADSLAAIKNGKVRIIRDEEGDAVDYVNEGDDYVPFGNNDDATDDFAVEITKIFMNKIRKHQMYRNAIPTQSVLTITSNVVYGKKTGNTPDGRRAGAPFGPGANPMHGRDVNGAVASLASVAKIPFEHANDGISYTFAITPETLGKEDDEMRTNLVGLLDGYFGATGQHLNVNVFGRDLLEDAMEHPEKYPQLTIRVSGYAVNFVKLTKEQQLDVINRTISTKM